A section of the Pseudomonas sp. FP453 genome encodes:
- a CDS encoding elongation factor P yields the protein MKTGKELKPGTVIRLENDPWLVQKAEFTKSGRNSAIMKTKLKNLLTGYKTEIVYSADDKLDDVILDRKEATLSFISGDTYTFMDTTDYTMYELNAEDIEAVLPFVEEGMEDICEAIFFEDRLVSVELPTTIVRQVDYTEGSARGDTSGKVMKPAKLKNGTELAVADFIEIGDMIEIDTREGGSYKGRAKK from the coding sequence ATGAAAACTGGTAAAGAACTGAAACCCGGTACAGTGATCCGTCTCGAAAACGACCCTTGGCTGGTTCAGAAAGCTGAGTTCACCAAGTCTGGTCGTAACAGCGCAATCATGAAGACCAAGCTGAAGAACCTGCTGACCGGTTACAAGACCGAGATCGTCTACAGCGCCGACGACAAACTGGACGACGTGATCCTCGACCGCAAAGAAGCGACCCTGTCCTTCATCAGCGGCGACACCTACACGTTCATGGACACCACTGACTACACCATGTACGAGCTGAACGCTGAAGACATCGAAGCCGTTCTGCCGTTCGTTGAAGAAGGCATGGAAGACATCTGCGAAGCTATCTTCTTCGAAGACCGTCTGGTTTCCGTAGAGCTGCCGACCACCATCGTGCGTCAGGTTGACTACACCGAAGGTTCCGCTCGCGGCGACACTTCGGGCAAGGTGATGAAGCCTGCCAAACTGAAAAACGGTACCGAGCTGGCTGTTGCAGATTTCATCGAAATCGGCGACATGATCGAGATCGACACCCGTGAAGGTGGTTCGTACAAAGGTCGCGCCAAGAAGTAA
- a CDS encoding DUF1127 domain-containing protein: protein MKGQKGFVLLAKRPFSGVLNALVRWQERQVLASLSDDALKDIGLRRADVERERRLHAWQDPLRK from the coding sequence ATGAAAGGTCAAAAAGGTTTCGTATTGCTGGCGAAGCGCCCATTTAGCGGGGTGCTGAATGCACTAGTCCGCTGGCAGGAGCGCCAGGTGTTGGCGAGTTTGAGCGATGATGCACTCAAGGACATCGGGCTGCGCCGTGCGGATGTGGAGCGTGAGCGCCGCCTGCATGCCTGGCAAGATCCGCTGCGAAAATGA
- a CDS encoding GreA/GreB family elongation factor produces the protein MNKHAVHLLILEKLSVDLDIAQRAAQTAYETATHEENIAENKYDTLGLEASYLAAGQAKRVEEIKQALTLCQNLPLRAYDDQRGIEIGALLGLEDENGRQQWLFLAPDGAGLKVDVVGQPVTVITPRSPLGKSLLGKFEGDEVEILVAGARQHFTVTEAK, from the coding sequence ATGAATAAACACGCCGTCCACCTGTTGATCCTGGAAAAGCTCAGCGTCGATCTCGACATCGCCCAACGCGCTGCGCAAACCGCCTACGAAACCGCGACCCACGAAGAGAATATCGCCGAGAACAAGTACGACACCCTCGGGCTGGAAGCGTCCTACCTCGCGGCCGGGCAAGCCAAGCGCGTCGAAGAGATCAAGCAGGCGCTGACGCTGTGCCAGAACCTGCCACTGCGGGCCTACGATGATCAACGGGGTATAGAAATTGGCGCGCTACTGGGCCTGGAAGACGAGAACGGTCGCCAGCAGTGGCTGTTCCTCGCGCCGGACGGCGCAGGCTTGAAGGTGGATGTGGTGGGGCAACCGGTGACCGTCATCACCCCGCGCTCGCCCCTGGGCAAAAGCCTGCTGGGCAAGTTCGAAGGTGATGAGGTGGAGATTCTGGTGGCAGGCGCCCGGCAACACTTTACGGTTACCGAGGCCAAGTAA
- a CDS encoding LysR family transcriptional regulator produces MNPNTLTDQLSLFLDVLETGSFSAAARRHPLTPSAVARRIDSLENSVGSRLFQRSTHAVVPTPAGLAFAERARRIVSELQLARAEAVSLSHAPEGLIRVDAPAAFGRRHLAPVIADFLNVYPGRDVHLHLIDSFVDMQGAHLGKVDLVLRAGHIVDTRLIATPLASIVRIACASPTYLKSRGTPRHPRDLNEHDGLDWDGLAPMFAWRFELDGRRATYRPQRIRMSANNAEALLSGALAGLGIAHLPTWLASEYLVRGELVPLFCEDGLPSPETTGIYALRLEQQPNARSRLLLEYLKTRFSPVPPWDLALQSGLV; encoded by the coding sequence ATGAACCCGAATACGTTGACCGACCAATTGAGCCTGTTCCTCGATGTACTGGAAACCGGCAGCTTTTCCGCCGCCGCGCGCCGCCATCCCCTGACGCCCTCGGCGGTGGCGCGGCGTATCGACAGCCTGGAAAATTCCGTAGGCAGTCGCCTGTTCCAGCGCAGCACCCACGCCGTGGTGCCGACCCCGGCGGGCCTGGCGTTTGCCGAGCGGGCGCGGCGGATTGTCAGCGAGTTGCAGTTGGCGCGGGCCGAAGCGGTGTCCCTCAGCCATGCGCCGGAGGGCTTGATCCGGGTGGATGCGCCAGCCGCGTTTGGCCGCCGGCACCTGGCGCCGGTGATCGCCGACTTCCTCAATGTGTATCCGGGGCGGGACGTGCACCTGCACCTGATCGACAGCTTTGTGGATATGCAGGGCGCGCACCTGGGCAAGGTTGACCTGGTGCTGCGGGCCGGGCATATCGTCGACACACGGCTGATTGCCACGCCGCTGGCCAGTATCGTGCGCATCGCCTGCGCCAGCCCTACCTACTTGAAAAGCCGCGGTACACCGCGCCATCCCCGCGACCTGAATGAACATGATGGCCTGGATTGGGATGGCCTGGCGCCGATGTTCGCCTGGCGTTTCGAGCTGGACGGGCGCCGCGCCACTTATCGCCCGCAGCGCATCCGCATGAGCGCCAACAATGCCGAGGCCCTGCTCTCCGGCGCCTTGGCCGGCTTGGGCATCGCCCATTTGCCGACGTGGCTGGCCAGCGAATACCTGGTGCGCGGCGAACTGGTGCCGCTGTTTTGCGAAGACGGCCTGCCAAGCCCGGAGACCACCGGCATCTACGCCCTGCGCCTGGAACAACAGCCCAACGCCCGCAGCCGGTTGTTGCTGGAATACCTGAAAACCCGTTTCAGCCCGGTACCGCCCTGGGATCTGGCCTTGCAGAGCGGTTTGGTCTGA
- a CDS encoding universal stress protein, which translates to MIRSMLYATDLGLYAPYVMQHALALARTFKADLYVIHVVEPIGLFAESVLQSYLDEKALSEWQSQGLTTVMATIEQRVLDSFREELGEGEQDLKLIRSVRVIQGDPCEVILDQLRRLSVDLVIVGSHSHATAAATPLGRTAARVLQLSAVPVYLVPSLQRRRSDDA; encoded by the coding sequence ATGATTCGTTCGATGTTGTACGCCACGGACCTGGGTCTGTACGCGCCTTATGTGATGCAACATGCACTGGCGCTGGCGCGAACGTTCAAGGCGGACCTGTATGTGATTCATGTGGTCGAGCCCATCGGGCTGTTCGCCGAATCGGTGTTGCAAAGCTACCTTGATGAGAAGGCCCTGAGTGAATGGCAGAGCCAGGGGCTGACCACGGTCATGGCGACCATCGAACAACGGGTACTGGACAGTTTTCGCGAAGAGTTGGGGGAGGGCGAGCAAGACCTCAAGCTGATCCGTTCGGTGCGGGTAATCCAGGGCGATCCGTGCGAGGTGATACTCGACCAGTTGCGTAGGCTGTCGGTCGATCTGGTGATCGTCGGCAGTCATAGCCATGCAACGGCGGCGGCCACACCGCTGGGACGCACCGCTGCACGGGTGCTGCAACTGTCTGCGGTGCCGGTTTACCTGGTGCCCTCGCTACAGCGTCGACGCAGTGACGACGCGTGA
- a CDS encoding sulfite exporter TauE/SafE family protein, translating to MLDLALYLVLGVALGTVGGLFGIGGGLIAIPVLGVFFGLDQQIAQGTALVMVVPNVMLALWRYHQRNRIQLRHALPLGSMGFCFAWLGSIWAVGLDAGAMRIGFIAFLVALSAYNLLRMFTRNAPPTAEMRYSWPWLGVLGAASGSMGGLFGVGGAVVATPVLTSLFGTTQVVAQGLSLALALPSTGVTLVTYAWHHEVDWVIGVPLAVGGLLSISWGVKVAHALRERVLRGLFCGFLIVCAVMLTFKV from the coding sequence GTGTTGGATTTAGCGTTGTACCTGGTATTGGGCGTGGCCTTGGGCACGGTGGGCGGTTTGTTCGGCATCGGCGGCGGGTTGATTGCCATCCCGGTGCTGGGGGTGTTTTTCGGCCTGGATCAGCAGATTGCCCAAGGCACTGCCCTGGTGATGGTGGTGCCCAACGTGATGCTCGCGCTGTGGCGCTACCACCAGCGCAACCGTATTCAACTGCGCCATGCCCTGCCGTTGGGCAGCATGGGGTTCTGCTTTGCGTGGCTGGGCTCGATCTGGGCGGTGGGCCTGGATGCGGGCGCGATGCGTATCGGTTTTATCGCCTTCCTGGTGGCGCTGTCGGCCTACAACCTGTTGCGCATGTTCACACGTAATGCGCCGCCGACGGCCGAGATGCGCTACTCCTGGCCATGGCTTGGGGTGCTGGGCGCAGCCTCCGGTTCCATGGGCGGGTTGTTTGGCGTCGGTGGCGCGGTGGTGGCGACGCCCGTACTGACCAGCCTGTTCGGCACCACCCAAGTCGTCGCCCAAGGCCTGTCCCTGGCCCTGGCATTGCCCAGCACCGGCGTGACCCTGGTGACCTACGCCTGGCACCACGAAGTCGATTGGGTGATCGGCGTGCCCTTGGCGGTCGGCGGTTTGCTCAGCATCAGCTGGGGGGTGAAAGTCGCCCATGCCTTGCGGGAGCGGGTGCTGCGCGGGCTGTTCTGCGGCTTCCTGATCGTGTGTGCGGTGATGCTGACCTTCAAAGTCTGA
- a CDS encoding MarR family winged helix-turn-helix transcriptional regulator, whose product MSKNPAPCESLMLDNQLCFALHSTSLLMTKVYKPLLQALGLTYPQYLAMMVLWEEDGLTVGEISSRLLTDPGSLTPLLKRLEAEGLLSRTRSREDERVVVVELTAAGRALQEKAMGIPQCILGASGLELEQLRKLQADLIALRSNLQASV is encoded by the coding sequence ATGAGCAAAAATCCCGCCCCGTGCGAATCCCTGATGCTGGACAACCAGCTGTGCTTCGCCCTGCACTCCACGTCGCTGCTGATGACCAAGGTCTACAAGCCGCTGCTGCAAGCCCTTGGCCTGACCTATCCGCAATACCTGGCCATGATGGTCCTGTGGGAAGAAGACGGCTTGACCGTCGGCGAAATCAGCAGCCGCCTGCTGACGGACCCGGGCTCACTCACCCCGCTGCTCAAGCGCCTGGAAGCTGAAGGGCTGCTGAGCCGCACGCGCAGCCGTGAGGATGAGCGGGTGGTGGTGGTGGAACTGACCGCCGCCGGGCGCGCCCTGCAGGAGAAAGCCATGGGCATTCCGCAGTGCATCCTGGGTGCCAGCGGCCTGGAGCTGGAACAGCTGCGCAAGCTGCAAGCTGATTTGATTGCGTTGCGCAGCAACCTGCAAGCCAGCGTCTGA
- the cysB gene encoding HTH-type transcriptional regulator CysB, translated as MKLQQLRYIWEVAHHDLNVSATAQSLYTSQPGISKQIRLLEDELGVEVFARSGKHLTRVTPAGERIITTAGEILRKVESIKQIAQEFSNEKKGTLSIATTHTQARYALPPVIRDFIKQYPDVALHMHQGSPMQIAEMAADGTVDFAIATEALELFGDLVMMPCYRWNRCVVVPQGHPLAKLPKLTLEALAEYPIVTYVFGFTGRSKLDEAFSHRGLTPKVVFTAADADVIKTYVRLGLGVGIVAKMAVDTNLDKDLVVLDASELFESSVTKIGFRRGTFLRGFMCDFIEKFAPHLTREVMAKAIQCHNKQELEELFEGVELPVH; from the coding sequence ATGAAGCTTCAACAACTGCGCTACATCTGGGAAGTGGCGCACCACGACCTCAACGTTTCCGCTACGGCTCAAAGCCTTTACACCTCGCAACCTGGTATCAGCAAGCAGATCCGCCTGCTCGAAGACGAGCTGGGCGTCGAAGTGTTCGCCCGCAGCGGCAAGCACCTCACCCGTGTGACCCCGGCCGGTGAGCGCATCATCACCACCGCTGGCGAGATCCTGCGTAAAGTCGAAAGCATCAAGCAGATCGCCCAGGAATTCTCCAACGAGAAAAAGGGCACGCTGTCCATCGCCACCACCCACACCCAGGCACGTTATGCACTGCCGCCGGTGATCCGCGACTTCATCAAGCAATACCCGGACGTGGCCCTGCACATGCACCAGGGTTCGCCAATGCAGATCGCCGAGATGGCCGCTGATGGCACCGTCGATTTCGCCATTGCCACCGAAGCCCTGGAGCTGTTCGGTGACCTGGTGATGATGCCGTGCTACCGCTGGAACCGTTGCGTGGTGGTGCCGCAAGGTCACCCGCTGGCCAAGCTGCCGAAGCTGACCCTGGAAGCCCTGGCCGAATACCCGATCGTGACGTACGTGTTCGGTTTCACCGGCCGCTCCAAGCTCGACGAAGCCTTCAGCCACCGCGGCCTCACGCCGAAAGTGGTGTTCACCGCCGCCGACGCCGACGTGATCAAGACTTACGTGCGCCTGGGCCTGGGCGTGGGTATCGTCGCCAAGATGGCGGTGGACACCAACCTCGATAAAGACCTGGTGGTGCTCGACGCCAGCGAGCTGTTCGAATCCAGCGTGACCAAGATCGGCTTCCGTCGCGGCACTTTCCTGCGGGGTTTCATGTGCGACTTCATCGAGAAGTTCGCCCCGCACCTGACCCGCGAAGTCATGGCCAAGGCGATCCAGTGCCACAACAAGCAGGAACTGGAAGAGCTGTTTGAAGGCGTTGAACTGCCCGTCCACTGA
- a CDS encoding LysR family transcriptional regulator, giving the protein MQYISEIDQLSGYPSIDTEVLRTFVAIADQGGFTRAGEQVNRTQSAVSMQMKRLEEDVLQRKLFERDGRQVRLTPEGQVLLGYARRILKLHSEVFNTLREPHMVGLVRIGTPDDYVMRFLPGILKQFSKAYPLIQIELHCESSTVLMQRRDLALTVISREPTKEVGELLRTERMVWAAAPCFCVDEHAALPLAISGPDCLYTQWACSALDAIGRDYRLAYHSSNVAAIQAVVNAGLAVMVSMESLVTEDLRVLGSDQGFPALPSMNLHLLRNPLMASPITACLADYIIEGFRL; this is encoded by the coding sequence ATGCAATACATCTCAGAGATTGATCAATTGTCAGGCTACCCCAGCATCGACACCGAAGTACTGCGCACCTTCGTCGCCATCGCCGACCAGGGCGGCTTTACCCGCGCCGGCGAACAGGTCAACCGCACCCAATCGGCGGTGAGCATGCAGATGAAGCGGCTGGAGGAGGACGTGTTGCAGCGCAAGCTGTTCGAACGCGATGGCCGCCAGGTGCGCCTGACCCCCGAGGGGCAAGTGTTGCTGGGCTATGCGCGGCGCATCCTGAAACTGCACAGCGAGGTGTTCAACACCCTGCGCGAGCCGCATATGGTCGGGCTGGTGCGCATCGGCACGCCGGACGACTACGTGATGCGCTTCCTGCCGGGGATTCTCAAGCAGTTTTCCAAGGCCTATCCGCTGATCCAGATCGAACTGCACTGCGAGTCGTCAACGGTGCTGATGCAACGCCGCGACCTGGCCTTGACCGTGATCAGCCGCGAACCCACCAAGGAAGTCGGCGAGTTGCTGCGCACCGAACGCATGGTGTGGGCGGCAGCGCCGTGTTTCTGCGTGGATGAACATGCGGCCTTGCCACTGGCGATTTCCGGCCCCGACTGCCTCTACACCCAGTGGGCCTGCTCGGCACTGGATGCCATCGGCCGCGACTATCGCCTGGCCTATCACAGCTCCAATGTCGCGGCGATCCAGGCGGTGGTCAACGCCGGCCTGGCGGTGATGGTCAGCATGGAAAGCCTGGTGACCGAAGACCTGCGCGTGCTGGGGAGCGACCAGGGTTTCCCGGCGCTGCCGTCGATGAACCTGCACTTGCTGCGCAACCCGCTGATGGCCTCGCCCATCACCGCATGCCTGGCCGACTACATCATCGAAGGTTTCAGACTTTGA
- a CDS encoding winged helix-turn-helix domain-containing protein, translated as MPADLSFSLKQARRMALAAQGFSGRQAPAQIKAAQLNRVIERLGVLQIDSVNAVVRSHYLPLFSRLGNYSAQILEQAAWSQGRRRSLFEYWGHEASLLPMALYPLMRWRMERARQGQGIYAQMARFGREQQAIIQRVLKTVEQQGAVGAGSLSTREERAGPWWDWSEEKHALEWLFAAGLVTVAGRRGFERLYDLPERVIPGEVLQARVGEAAALRGLLLHSATALGVATEKDLRDYFRLDPADSRTRLAELVEDGQLLACQVQGWKQAAYCLPETKVPRKVSASALLSPFDSLVWERSRTERLFDFRYRLEIYTPQEKRVYGYYVLPFLHNERIAARVDLRAERANGCLAVHAVHEEEPGLDEEGMVALALNLRQMADWLGLARVQLNCQRASAVRLRVAMIGMGVGL; from the coding sequence ATGCCCGCCGACCTGTCTTTCTCACTTAAGCAAGCTCGCCGCATGGCGCTGGCAGCCCAGGGTTTTTCCGGGCGCCAGGCGCCTGCACAGATCAAGGCCGCGCAGCTCAATCGGGTGATCGAACGCCTGGGTGTGTTACAGATCGATTCGGTCAACGCGGTGGTGCGCTCGCACTACCTGCCGCTGTTTTCCCGCTTGGGCAACTATTCTGCGCAGATCCTTGAACAGGCCGCCTGGAGCCAGGGGCGGCGGCGCTCGCTGTTTGAATACTGGGGGCATGAGGCCTCGTTGCTGCCGATGGCGCTGTACCCGTTGATGCGCTGGCGCATGGAGCGGGCACGGCAAGGGCAGGGGATTTACGCGCAGATGGCGCGCTTTGGGCGTGAACAACAGGCGATTATCCAGCGCGTCCTGAAGACGGTTGAGCAGCAAGGCGCCGTCGGGGCGGGCAGCTTGTCCACCCGTGAAGAACGCGCCGGGCCGTGGTGGGACTGGAGTGAGGAAAAGCACGCGCTGGAATGGCTGTTCGCCGCCGGGCTGGTCACCGTGGCGGGTCGGCGCGGGTTTGAACGCCTCTATGACCTGCCGGAGCGGGTGATCCCGGGCGAAGTCCTGCAAGCCCGCGTAGGCGAAGCCGCAGCGCTGCGTGGCTTGTTGCTGCACAGTGCCACCGCCTTGGGGGTGGCTACGGAAAAGGACCTGCGCGATTACTTTCGCCTGGACCCCGCCGACAGCCGCACTCGCCTCGCGGAGCTGGTGGAAGATGGGCAACTGCTGGCGTGCCAGGTGCAAGGCTGGAAGCAGGCGGCGTACTGCCTGCCAGAGACAAAAGTGCCGCGCAAAGTGTCGGCCAGTGCATTGCTGTCACCGTTCGATTCGCTGGTCTGGGAGCGCAGTCGCACCGAGCGGCTGTTCGATTTCCGTTATCGGCTGGAGATCTACACCCCGCAGGAGAAGCGGGTATACGGCTACTACGTGCTGCCGTTTTTGCACAATGAGCGGATCGCCGCGCGGGTTGATCTGCGGGCCGAGCGCGCGAATGGCTGCCTGGCGGTGCATGCTGTGCATGAGGAAGAGCCGGGGCTGGATGAGGAGGGGATGGTGGCGTTGGCGCTGAATTTGCGGCAGATGGCGGATTGGTTGGGGTTGGCGCGGGTGCAGTTGAATTGTCAGCGGGCGAGTGCGGTGCGGTTGAGGGTGGCAATGATCGGTATGGGTGTCGGCCTCTAG
- a CDS encoding organic hydroperoxide resistance protein — protein sequence MQTLYTAVATATGGRDGRAVSSDNILDVKLSTPKELGGAGGQATNPEQLFAAGYSACFIGALKFVASQTKRKIPDDASITAHVGIGQIPGGFGLDIDLHISLPGLDQDDAQSLVDAAHQVCPYSNATRGNVDVRLHVTV from the coding sequence ATGCAAACTCTCTACACCGCAGTAGCTACCGCCACCGGCGGCCGTGATGGTCGTGCGGTTTCCAGCGACAACATCCTCGACGTCAAACTCTCCACCCCCAAGGAATTGGGCGGTGCCGGTGGCCAGGCCACCAACCCTGAGCAACTGTTCGCCGCCGGCTACTCGGCCTGCTTTATTGGCGCGCTGAAATTCGTCGCCAGCCAGACCAAACGCAAGATCCCGGATGACGCTTCGATCACTGCCCACGTCGGCATCGGTCAAATCCCCGGTGGTTTTGGCTTGGACATCGACCTGCACATCAGCCTGCCGGGCCTGGATCAGGACGATGCACAAAGCCTGGTCGACGCGGCCCACCAGGTGTGCCCGTACTCCAACGCCACGCGCGGCAATGTGGATGTGCGCCTGCACGTCACGGTCTGA
- the earP gene encoding elongation factor P maturation arginine rhamnosyltransferase EarP — MKARWDIFCSVVDNYGDIGVTWRLARQLVAEHGCDVRLWVDDLRAFERMCPEIDVQLGQQSQAGVDVCHWPAEWQGAAAADVVIAAFACQLPPDYMDAMAARERPPLWMNLDYLSAEDWVVGCHRLPSVKFKGVQKYFFFPGFRAGTGGLLREAGLLEQRRAFQQDAAAQQKFLQTLGVFPATSARLISLFAYENAGLAAWLDVLSTDGRTTHLLVPEGRILGDVQRWLGVEGLAVGDVHQRSALTVQVLPFVRQDQYDRLLWCCEFNAVRGEDSFVRAQWAGRPLLWHIYRQDEDIHLDKLDAFLALYTAALSPAARAALITLWQAWNTQGDMAQPWKMLMEHWPEINQHAESWCLEQALQADLATALVQFYESWI; from the coding sequence ATGAAAGCCCGCTGGGATATTTTTTGCAGCGTCGTCGACAACTACGGCGACATCGGCGTGACCTGGCGCCTGGCCCGGCAATTGGTGGCAGAGCATGGCTGTGACGTGCGCCTGTGGGTTGATGACCTGCGCGCGTTCGAGCGCATGTGCCCGGAGATCGACGTACAACTGGGCCAGCAATCGCAGGCCGGCGTCGACGTGTGCCACTGGCCGGCCGAGTGGCAGGGCGCGGCAGCGGCGGATGTGGTGATTGCCGCATTCGCTTGCCAGCTGCCGCCTGACTATATGGACGCCATGGCCGCGCGCGAACGCCCGCCGTTGTGGATGAACCTGGATTACCTGAGCGCCGAGGATTGGGTCGTGGGCTGTCACCGCTTGCCCTCGGTGAAGTTCAAGGGCGTGCAGAAGTACTTCTTCTTTCCCGGTTTCCGTGCGGGTACAGGCGGGCTGTTGCGCGAGGCCGGGCTGCTTGAGCAGCGTCGGGCGTTTCAGCAGGATGCCGCCGCGCAGCAAAAATTCCTGCAAACCCTGGGCGTATTTCCGGCGACGTCTGCGCGGCTGATCTCGCTGTTTGCCTACGAAAACGCCGGGCTCGCTGCTTGGCTGGACGTGTTATCGACGGACGGGCGTACCACCCATCTATTGGTGCCGGAAGGGCGCATCCTCGGTGATGTGCAGCGTTGGCTGGGTGTCGAGGGGCTTGCGGTGGGCGACGTGCATCAGCGCAGTGCCCTGACGGTGCAGGTGCTGCCGTTTGTGCGCCAGGACCAATATGACCGCCTGCTGTGGTGCTGTGAGTTCAATGCTGTGCGCGGCGAAGACTCCTTCGTGCGGGCGCAATGGGCCGGCCGGCCGCTGTTGTGGCACATCTACCGGCAGGACGAAGACATTCACCTCGACAAGCTCGACGCGTTCCTGGCGCTGTACACCGCCGCCTTGTCACCGGCGGCGCGGGCGGCCCTGATCACGCTGTGGCAAGCCTGGAACACGCAGGGCGATATGGCGCAACCGTGGAAAATGCTCATGGAGCACTGGCCGGAGATCAACCAGCACGCCGAATCCTGGTGTCTGGAACAGGCCTTGCAGGCCGATCTTGCGACGGCGCTGGTACAGTTTTATGAAAGTTGGATATGA
- a CDS encoding 5'-nucleotidase: MAKGLGDKLVLAISSRALFDLSDSHKVYLAQGVEAYRKYQIEHEEEVLATGDAFALVKKLLSLNASLGRARVEVVLVSRNSADTGLRVFNSIQHYGLDISRAAFVGGRSPYPYLAAFGCHLFLSTHAEDVRSALDAGFAAATILSGGPNRACSDELRIAFDGDAVLFSDESERVYQAGGLEAFQASERESARQPLHGGPFKGFLAALNLLQREFPQEACPIRTALVTARSAPSHERVIRTLREWDIRLDESLFLGGLEKSAFLEAFAADVFFDDQAGHCEKAREVVATGHVPHGISNEVRVQSES; encoded by the coding sequence ATGGCAAAGGGATTGGGCGACAAACTGGTGCTGGCGATTTCCTCGCGCGCGCTGTTCGACCTGAGCGACAGCCACAAGGTCTACCTGGCCCAGGGTGTGGAGGCCTACCGCAAATACCAGATCGAGCACGAGGAGGAAGTCCTCGCGACCGGCGATGCGTTTGCGCTGGTCAAGAAGCTCCTGAGCCTCAACGCCAGCCTCGGGCGTGCCCGCGTCGAAGTGGTGTTGGTGTCGCGCAACAGTGCCGACACCGGCTTGCGCGTGTTCAATTCGATCCAGCACTACGGCTTGGATATTTCCCGCGCCGCGTTCGTTGGCGGGCGTAGTCCCTATCCTTATTTGGCGGCCTTCGGTTGCCATCTGTTTCTTTCAACCCATGCTGAAGATGTGCGCAGCGCCCTCGATGCCGGCTTTGCCGCGGCGACGATTTTGTCCGGCGGCCCGAACCGCGCGTGCAGCGACGAACTGCGCATCGCGTTTGACGGTGATGCGGTACTGTTTTCCGATGAGTCGGAGCGCGTGTACCAGGCCGGCGGGCTGGAGGCGTTCCAGGCCAGCGAGCGGGAGTCGGCGCGCCAGCCCTTGCACGGCGGTCCCTTCAAGGGCTTTTTGGCGGCACTGAATTTGTTGCAGCGCGAGTTCCCGCAGGAGGCGTGCCCGATCCGCACCGCGTTGGTCACCGCCCGTTCGGCGCCGTCCCACGAGCGGGTGATTCGCACGTTGCGTGAGTGGGATATCCGCCTGGATGAGTCGCTGTTCCTGGGTGGCCTGGAGAAATCCGCGTTCCTGGAAGCGTTTGCCGCCGATGTGTTTTTCGATGACCAGGCCGGTCATTGCGAGAAAGCCAGGGAGGTGGTGGCCACCGGGCATGTGCCCCATGGCATCAGCAACGAGGTAAGGGTTCAGTCCGAGAGCTAA